CCCAGACCTCGATTTACGGCCAGCCGAGATGCAGAGATCAACAATGGGTGCGTGGCTTCAAGAATGTCCGCAATGTCGTTTTGTAAACGGCAATCTTGAGGAGGCCGTACCTAATGCCCAAGCCGTTCTGGCATCCATTCAATACGAGCAGATCGTCGCCGATACCGTCATGCCGGAACTGGCTCGAAAATTTGCTCGTCATGCGTTGCTGAACGCCGACGACAAAGAGAAGGCTGGTCTCGCACTGCTTCGTTCCGCTTGGGTATGCGATGACGAGGGGGCTGTTGATGGCGCCATCACGTATCGAAGCCAAGCGGCTGATTTCCTCTTATCACTTCAGCCTTTCGATGATACCGAAGAGCGGGCAACTCTTGGTACAGCGCTCATTGACGTATTGCGCCGAGCCTTGCGATTCTCGGAGGCCAAAGCACTGTCAGCTACGCTTCTGTTGCTGAGGTCAGTGTCGTCAAATGAAATAATTGGCAAGGTGCTTCAACATCAATCTAGGCTATGCGATTCAAAGAACACGGACTGTCATACCGTAGAGGATGCAATTAAGGCGGGCTAACATTCGGTTCAACCGGAGCTGCGGTTGGCGTGTTTCCAGTAATCCCTGCGTTTTGGCCGCCGCCCGGTTACCTTCGTCGTTCGGCGGCAAGACATGGGATTTCTCACGACCGACACGCGCAGCAGCATGACGGGCATCTCGGTGTCGCGCCGGGATCATGCCTTTCATACGACCGTTTTTGACTCCGGAGGTGTTCAATGCGTTTCGTGTACCTTGGCCATTTCACCCTCCTCATCGCCTGTAGCTCCGCCTTGAGCCAACCGCCGCGCCCGGCCCCCGCCCGGGCCGACGAGCCCGTGGCGAAGTCATTCTCTCTCGACAAGGGCGTTGACTTTCTCGACAACGTCACCCTGTCCTGGGTGCGCAGCAACCAGTGCTTCAGCTGCCACACCGGCTACCCGTACTTGCTGGCCCGGACGAGCATCGGCGACCCCAAGGCGGCCGGCCTCCGGGAAGCGCGGGAGTTCCTGGAAGACCGTGTCGCGGCCTGGGACAAGGGGGGCAAGGGCAAGGGCTATCTCAAGGGAGAGGGCATCATCGAGAAGACCGAGGGCGTGACAGAGGTCGTAGCCATCGCCGCGACCTTGGCCCTGCACGACGCCCAGACCACTCGCAAGCTCCAACCGGCCACGCGCACCGCCCTGTCCCGCATGTGGGAGCTACAGCAGGCCGACGGCGCCTGGACCTGGAACAAGGAGGACCTGGCTCCCCTGGAATACGACGATTACTTCGGAGCTGTGTACGCCGCGCTGGGCGTCGGCCACGCCCCGGAAGGCTACGCCCGGAGCGACGAGGCCAAGGAAGGTGTCACCCGGTTGGTGCGCTACTTCGAGAAGACGCCGGCCCCGGATCTGCACCACAAGACATACCTTTTGTGGGCCTCGCTGGGCCTCGATGGCCTGATGGACAAGGCCGAGCGCCAGCGCACGGTCAACGCGCTGCTGGCCCTCCAGCGCGAGGACGGCGGCTGGAGCCTCCCCTCGCTGGGAACCTGGAAGCGCCTCAACGGCA
The Nitrospira sp. genome window above contains:
- a CDS encoding terpene cyclase/mutase family protein, with the translated sequence MAKSFSLDKGVDFLDNVTLSWVRSNQCFSCHTGYPYLLARTSIGDPKAAGLREAREFLEDRVAAWDKGGKGKGYLKGEGIIEKTEGVTEVVAIAATLALHDAQTTRKLQPATRTALSRMWELQQADGAWTWNKEDLAPLEYDDYFGAVYAALGVGHAPEGYARSDEAKEGVTRLVRYFEKTPAPDLHHKTYLLWASLGLDGLMDKAERQRTVNALLALQREDGGWSLPSLGTWKRLNGKPQDKDAPGDGYATGLVLYVLRQAGVAVTEKPIQRGVAWLKANQRESGRWFTRSLNRDSRHYVSNAGTAYAILALKACE